A window of Armatimonadota bacterium genomic DNA:
ACATTGACCGAACGGAGGAACACGACTCATGCCACGTCGTCGCCCCAATATCCTGATGCTCGCCGTTGACAGCCTGCGCCGCGACCACCTGAGCTGCTACGGCTACCACCGTCTCACCTCGCCCCACCTCGACCGCCTCGCCCAACGCGGGGTGCTGTTCGAGAACATGTTCAGCGCCTACGTTCCCACCACGCCCGGGTATTCGAGCATGCTCACCGGGCGCGACGTCATGGCCACCGGGCAGGTGAGCCTGCGCGCCAAAGAGCCCCTCGACCCTGCCCAACCGACTTTGCCCGAGATCCTGCGCGAGTACGGGTACGTCTCCGCCATCATCGGCTTCGACGGCACGTTCTACCGCGGCTTCGACCACTGCGAGCCGGTCGCCGCCTGGTGCTCGTGGGAGGACCGTCCGGCGCGCAAGGCCGAGAACCTCAACGACAAGGCTTTGCCGTGGCTCGAGCAATCGAGCCGGAGCGGCCAGCCGTGGCTGCTGTTCTTGCGCCACATGGACCCGCACTCGCCCTACCTGCCGCCGCCGCCGTTCGACACCATGTTCTACGCCGGCGACCCCTGCGACCGCAAGCTGCCCAACACCATGAAGCCGCCGTTCGCGTTCAAGCCTTTCGCCGACTACTTCAAGTCGTGGATGCCGCCGCGCGTGCGCGACATCAGCTATGTCCTCGCCCAGTACGATGCCGAGATCGCCTACATGGACGCGTGCATCGCGCGCCTGCTTACGCGCCTGGGGGAACTGGGGGTTGCCGACGACACGCTGATCGTTTTCACCTCCGACCACGGCGAGACGCTGGACGAGCACGACTGCTATTTCGATCACCACGGGACCTACGAGCCGACGCTGATGGTGCCGCTGGTGTTGTCGTGGCCGGGGGTGCTGCCGCAGGGGCTGCGCGTTCCGGGCACCGCGCTGCTGGAGGATATCGTGCCCACGCTGGTGGAGCTGCTGAAGCTGGGCAAGGCCCGCAAGCTCCCCTTTGACGGTCGCAGCCTGATGCCGATGATGCGCGGGGAGGCGGCGGAGTATCGCTCGGAGTTCTACATCAGCGAGTGCACGTGGATGCGCAAGCGCGGCTGGCGCACGCCCGAGTGGAAGCTGATCGAGGCGCTGGAGCCGGACTTCCACCACAAGCCGCCGCTGGAGCTGTACAACCTGGTGCTGGATCCGCTGGAGCTTCACAACCTCGCGGCGCAGGAGCCGCAGATCGTGGACACGCTGCGCGCGCGCATGATGGCATGGGTCGAGCGGCGGGTCAAGGAAACGGGCAAGGACGACCCCATCCTCGGCTACCACATCGGCACCGACCGGCGCATCGGCTCCGTCGCCACCGCCCGCAAGCTGCAGGCGCGGTAGTAATTACCGTGTACCTGACACCATCAACGTCAGCGGAGGCTTGCGTGTTCGAATGGGATTGGGTGCACGAACCGACTGAGCGCCTCCCGCGATGCCACTGCTCGGTGATCGTCGAGCTGCCGGACGGCGACCTGCTGTCGGCGTGGTACGCGGGCGAGGACGAGGCGCGCCCCGACGCGGCGGTGGTGACCGCCCGCAAGTCGCCCGGCGGCGCCTGGAGCCGGCCGCCCCAGATCGTGGCCGACACCCCCGGCAAGCCGGAGGGCAACCCCATCCTGTGGGTCAACCGCCGCGGTCGGCTGCAACTGTTCTACGGCACCATCCACGGGGAGATCGCGGGCCCGTCCGGGTCGGGCGGGTGCTGGGGCACAGCGGACCAGAAGATGAAGCTGAGCCCCGACCTCGGCCGCACCTGGGGCGACGACATCATGCTGCGCGCGGAGTGGGGCTGCGTCTTCCGCACCAAGCCCCTCGATCTCGAAAACGGCGATACCATCATCGGCGTCGAGTACTACCCCGGCAACAGCCTGTTTCTCATCTCCGAGGACGATGGCGACACCTGGTCGTACACCGGCGAGGTGCCGGGGGTGCCCGACCAGCACCCGACGATGATTCAGCGCGCCGACGGCTCCCTGCTGGCGCTGCTGCGCCCGCGCCACGGCAACACCCGCGTCGGCCGCACCGTCTCCCG
This region includes:
- a CDS encoding sulfatase, giving the protein MPRRRPNILMLAVDSLRRDHLSCYGYHRLTSPHLDRLAQRGVLFENMFSAYVPTTPGYSSMLTGRDVMATGQVSLRAKEPLDPAQPTLPEILREYGYVSAIIGFDGTFYRGFDHCEPVAAWCSWEDRPARKAENLNDKALPWLEQSSRSGQPWLLFLRHMDPHSPYLPPPPFDTMFYAGDPCDRKLPNTMKPPFAFKPFADYFKSWMPPRVRDISYVLAQYDAEIAYMDACIARLLTRLGELGVADDTLIVFTSDHGETLDEHDCYFDHHGTYEPTLMVPLVLSWPGVLPQGLRVPGTALLEDIVPTLVELLKLGKARKLPFDGRSLMPMMRGEAAEYRSEFYISECTWMRKRGWRTPEWKLIEALEPDFHHKPPLELYNLVLDPLELHNLAAQEPQIVDTLRARMMAWVERRVKETGKDDPILGYHIGTDRRIGSVATARKLQAR
- a CDS encoding sialidase family protein — translated: MFEWDWVHEPTERLPRCHCSVIVELPDGDLLSAWYAGEDEARPDAAVVTARKSPGGAWSRPPQIVADTPGKPEGNPILWVNRRGRLQLFYGTIHGEIAGPSGSGGCWGTADQKMKLSPDLGRTWGDDIMLRAEWGCVFRTKPLDLENGDTIIGVEYYPGNSLFLISEDDGDTWSYTGEVPGVPDQHPTMIQRADGSLLALLRPRHGNTRVGRTVSRDNGRTWETAVHTDLPNPGAAIDMVKLADGRVVLAFNPIERGRNVLALAVSEDEGDTFSVVREVEREDEGEFSYPALIQCRDGLLHMTYTHLRTRIKHLWLTADWIYGA